CGACGAGGGCCAGAGCGGCCAGTTCTCCTTCGCGGCGACCGACCCGGATGGAGATCCGGTGCTGACGCTGGCCGCCACGCCGACCCAGGGTGGGGCGCAGTGGTCCGCGCGGCAGGTGGACGTGGGAGCCGCTGGTGGCGCCTGGGTGCCGGGGGATCCCGTCGTGATGAACGTCACCGCGGGCAACGTCTGCGATTATGAGCAGGTGGGCTCCCTGGAGCTCCGCGCCTCGGATGGCTGGGCGGAGCATGACGTCACCCGGGGCATCCCGGTGTTCGTGAGGCACACGCGGCCTCCGGACGCGCCCGAGGTGAGCTTCTCCAAGACGGAGCTGCGCGCGGGTGAGCAGGAGCCCCTCGTTGTCCGGGTCCGCGAGCCATACGCGGGCTGCCCGCTCTCCGGATTCCACTGGAGCGCGCGGCCGATGCCCTCGGGGCTGGTGGGCCCCTCGTTGACGCAGGATGGGAGCAGCGCCGCCACGCTCACCGCTCCGCCCACGCTCTGCTCGGCGGATGGCGCGGACTTTCCCTTCCAGCTGATGGTCGAGGACAACAAGGGGCTGACCAGCTCCGTCCCGAGGGTGTTCCAGGTGCACGTGGCGCCCTGGGGCAAGCCGAACGCGGTCTTCGGGGCGAGCGATGGGGGCGTCATCATCGCCGGTCAGTCGCGGGAGCTCTCGCCTGGCGGGAAGACGCACGAATGTCTGGGCACGAGCGGCTTCCCGGGCGTGGAGACCACCTGGCGCGTGACGTCCGACAGGGAGCTCTCCGAGGGGGGCATCTCGCTGCAGGACGCCGACGGCAACCCGGTGGCGCTGGGGGCCGAGGTGCGATCGCCCAGGCTGACGGCGAAGACGACGGATTGCGTCGATACGACCCACCTCACGTTCACGGCCGTCAACCACCTGAAGGGGACGAGTGACATCACCGGGCCGGCCTCGGAGCAGCGCGTGACGGTCGAGACCTCGCTGGCACCGTTCGACTCGGGCAAGCTCGAGCTCGGGGTCCACGAGGTGTCGGAACCCTCGGGCGATCTGCGGGTGGATGTGGGCTCGAACCTCAACTGCCCCGCGCGCCGGGGCCTGCGCGCCGACCTCCAGGTCTCCCAACCGGGCGCGGGTGGGCGCTCGGTATCCGGACAGGTGCCCATCCAGGGCTCGTGGACGGTCTCCCTGGGAGAGCAGTGCCTGGGTGGACGCCTGCAATTGAAGGCCTCGATGGCGGACGACGCGGGCAGCCGCTCCCCCGAGACGGTGACGGAGCTGGTGGCTCCCCCGGTACGTGCGGGAGTGGAGCCCCTGCCAGCGGGCACGGCCCTGGTGGCCGCGTGCGGCCAGCAGGCGAGCACCACGCTGACGCCCACCTTCCCCAAGGGCTTCTGCCAGTCGCCGGCCCTCACCTGGCGTCAGGTGTCTGGCCCCGAGTCCACGCAGAGCACGAATCCCGATGGCACCGTGTCGGTGTCCACGAAGGAGACCGGGTTCGACACGCTGGTGGGCAGGCCCGTGGTGATGGAGGTGACGGCGAGCGCGGGCCCGGAGAGCCAGACCACGGTCCAGCACACGCTGCCCATCACCGTGGAGCCCTTCGTGAAGGTGCAGCGCCGCGCCGAGGTACCAGCCGCCTCGGACACGGGGCTCGTCGGTGTCTCCGTCGATCTCACCAACACCACCGGGTGCGACGTGAATGACGTGAGCTACGAGGAGCGTCTGGAGGGGCTGACGTACGTGGAGGGGAGCGCGCAGGTCCAGGGCCAGGACGCGGGGATGGAGGTCTCCTGGAACGAGGGGGTGCTCTCCGTGAAGGGCCTGTCGCTCGCGGGAAATGGCACCCGGAGGCTCACCTACGTGGCGCGCCCGCACCTGGTGGGCTCGCGCCGCATGGAGGGTGTGGCCCGGTTGCGCGACGTGCCCATCTCCATCAGCGACAAGCCCGGACCGCGGGTGGACGTCTCCGGCTGTGGCTGCACCAGCTCGGGTTCCGGCCCGGTGGTGTTGGTGCTCGGGGCCCTGGTGGCGGCCATGCGGCGCCGCCGCCGGTGAGGCCCGGGGTGTCTACAGGCCGAAGGTGATGCGGCGGCTGTTGCTCGGCTCCTCGCGCCGCTCCTCCAGCACGCCGATCAACTCCAGCCCCCGCAGCGTGGCGAGCACGTCGCGCTCGGGAAGCTCGGTGATGGTGAGCAGATCCTCCACCGTCTTGGTGCCGTCGGCGTAGGCCAGCAGCAGGGCCTGCTGTCCCTTGAGCTTCAGCTCGTGGAGGCCGTAGGCCGGGGCCGCGGAGGGGAAGAGCCGGCGCGAGCGAGGCATCTGCTGGCGCAGCGTCACCAGGGGCTCCGAGCGGAGGATTCCCTCCAGGATGAGGTCCCCGGGGAACACCGACAGCTTCACCAGCCCCGCGCGAGGGGGCTGCAGCGGGCTGAAACCGTAGGCGCCCTCGGTCCAGGAGAAGGTGGACCAGAGGATCTCCTTCACCTGCTCCTCGATGAGCTGCTGGCGCTTCTTCGCGTCCAGCAGGCCCAGGCGGCTCATCGCCTCGCTGGAGCGGAGGTTCTGCTCGCGGGCGAGGGTGGCCACCTCCGCGAGCCTCTCCTCTGGAATCACGCCCCGGCGCGCGCAGAAGCGGAGGAAGCGCTCGTGGGCGAGGTTGGACGCCGCGTACACCGGGCGGCCCGCGCCGAAGTAGATGACCTTGAGCAGGGAGCCCTGCCGGAGCTTGAGCTCTCCGCTGTGGCGGGCCTCGTAGTAGGCGTTGAGCAGCCGGGGAACGCTGGTGTTCTTCAGGTCCCCCGAGAGCGACCACTCGGGCAGGGGACGGCGGCGGGTGCCGGGCGTGGAGGAGGGCTTGTTCCACACCTTCTCGCGCTCGCCGAAGGGCAGGGCGATCCCAGGCTCGGGCTCCGAGTCGTCGCGGGTCGTCTCCCCGCTGTTCGTGGCCTCGGGCGTGGGAGCCTCCTCGACGGGGGAGAGCGCGTCGAGCGCCTGGGTTTCCTCGGAGGTGATGGCGGGTGCTGGCGTCTCCTCGGCCGCCGCGAGTGCATCCAGCGCCCGGAGCTCCTCGGGGGTGATCTCCGAGACCGGGGTCGCGTCGACGGGCCGGAGCGAGTCGAGGGCCGCGAGCTCCTCGGGGTCAGTCGCGGGAGCCGGCGGGGCTTCTTCGACGGGCCGGAGCGAGTCGAGGGCCGCGAGCTCCTCGGGGTCAGTCGCGGGAGCCGGCGGGGCTTCTTCGACGGGCTGGAGCTCCTCGGGGGCTGGCGCCGGCTCCTCGTCGGAGGACGCGAGCTCCTCCATGGCCCCGATCTCATCGAGATCCTCCGTCTTGAGGGTGACGGGCGTGGCGTTCTCGGCGGCGGCGGGCTCCTGCTCGGGCGGGACAGGCTCCTGAGGGGGCGCCTCGAATTCGATGGGCGCCGTCTCGATGGGGACCTGCACCACGAGGGCTGGCGGCGGGGCCGCGCGCCGCGGTGGCTCCCTCACCTCCTCGATGAGCCCCTGCACCACGGGAGCCTGCTGCTCGGGAGGGAGGGCGAAGACGGGCTCGTCCTCGCTGGAGTCGTCGGAGGTGAAGCCGGGCTCGTCCTCGGCGGAGTCGAAGAGGGGCTCGTCGTCCAGGAGCGAAGCATCCTCGAAGACCACGACCTCGTCGTCGTCCTCGGCCGGGGGCGGAGCCAGCGGGCGGGTGAGACCGCACAGCTGCTCGACGGACTCCAGGAGCTGGAGGAGCTCGAAGGGCTTCTCGAAGAAGGCGCGGGCGCCGTGGACCTCGATGGCCTCGCGGGCGAAGCGGTCCCCCTTGAAGACGCCGCTGACGGCGACGGCGGGGATGGCGTGGTCCCGGAGCGCGGAGAGCACGGCGCTGCCGCGCATGTCGGGCAGCAGCAGGTCCACCACCGCGGCGTGGAAGGCGGCTGGGCGCAGGAGGGCCAGCGCGGCTTCGCCGGTATGAACGGCCGTGGCCTCATGACCGCGGCTTTCGGCCGCGGCAACCATGAGGGAGGCCAGTTCGGGGTGGTCCTCGACGATCAGCAGTCGCGCCATGGGGGCCGGACACCATACCATTCCATTCCATGGACGTTCATGGCTTCCACCATCTGGCCATCCAGGTTCGGGACGTAGAGAGAGTCACCGCTTTCTACCGGGATGTGCTGGGCTTCTCTGAGCTCAAACGGCACCACCGAGCGGACGGCTCGTTACGCAGTGTGTGGGTCGGGGTACCGGGCGGGGGCTTCCTCGCCCTGGAAGAGGTCTCGGGCGAGCCCGAGCCAGGTCCCTTCCAGAACGAGCGGCCGGGCCTCTTCCTGTTGGCCTTCCGCATCCCCAAGGAGGAGCGGGCGCGGGCGGTGGAGGGCTTCGCCCGGGCGGGGGTGCCCCTGGAGAAGGAGACGAAGTGGTCGGTGTATGTCCGGGATCCCGAGGGAAACCGGGTGGCGCTCAGCCACCATCCCGAGGATTGACCGGGCGAGGGCAGGGGGCGCAGGGGCGCCTTGCGGAAGGCGGCGGGGGGCGGCTACAAGCCGTGCCGTCATGCGACTGGGCGAATTGCTCCTTCAAGAAAAGCTCATCACTCCCCAGGCGCTGGAGGAGGCGCTCGAGTCGCAGGTCGTCCATGGAGGGCGGCTCGGGACGAACCTCGTGGAGCTGGGGCTGGTGTCCGAGCAGGACCTGGCCCGGGTGCTGGGCAAGCAGCACAACGTGGCGTTCGCCTCGGGGGAGATGATTCCGGACCCCCGTGCGCTGGAGCTGGTGGACCTGAGCCAGGCGGACGAGCGGGACTTCATGCCGATGCGCGTGGACTCCACGCGGATGAGCGTGGCGGTCATCAACCCCCAGGACATCCAGACGTTGGACGCGCTGGCGTTCAAGACGGGCAAGCGCGTGGTGCCGGTGGTCATCCCCGAGTTCCGGATGAACCAGCTGCAGCGGCGCTACGCGAAGGCGTTCCGGGCGATGCGGGCCATCGACATGAACGCCGTGCGGCCCACGCGCGAGCAGCAGGAGGCGGAGAAGGCGGCCTCGAAGGTCGAGGACCTGATCAGCGAGGAGGAGTTCCAATCGCTCTACGCCCAGGCGCTCACCGGAGGGGCCAGGCCCCTGGGGGAGGAGCCGGTCCTGGAGCTCGTCGAGATGGTGGCGGAGGAGGAGGAGGTTCCCGCCCCCATCCTCACGGAGTACCAGCCCGAGGCGCCGGCGCCCGCGATGGAGGAGGAGCCGGAGCTGCTGCTCGAGCAGGTCGTCGAGCCGGTCCCGGAACCGGTCATCGAGCCGCCCGTGGCCCAGCCCCTCGAGCCCCTCCCGGAGCTGCTCCTCCCCGAGACGCCGCTGCCGGAGCCGGTCGCGCCCCCGGTGCCGCCGAGCATTCCTCCGGTCACGCTGCCGCCGCCCAAGGCCGCGCCGGTGCGGCCCCGGGCGAAGGCGCCGGTGGTGCGCGAGCCGCTGCCCACGCCGCTCACCTTCGCCGAGGCCCAGGCGGAGCTGTCGCGCAGCTCGGACCGCGAGCAGGTGGCGACGACGGTGCTGCGCTTCGCGTTGGGCAAGTGGAAGCGCAGCCTGCTGCTGAGCGTGCACGGCAGCCTGGTGACGGGCTGGCGGGGGATGGGCAAGGGGGTGCGCGAGGCCGCGGTGAAGCGCA
This is a stretch of genomic DNA from Archangium violaceum. It encodes these proteins:
- a CDS encoding general secretion pathway protein GspE yields the protein MRLGELLLQEKLITPQALEEALESQVVHGGRLGTNLVELGLVSEQDLARVLGKQHNVAFASGEMIPDPRALELVDLSQADERDFMPMRVDSTRMSVAVINPQDIQTLDALAFKTGKRVVPVVIPEFRMNQLQRRYAKAFRAMRAIDMNAVRPTREQQEAEKAASKVEDLISEEEFQSLYAQALTGGARPLGEEPVLELVEMVAEEEEVPAPILTEYQPEAPAPAMEEEPELLLEQVVEPVPEPVIEPPVAQPLEPLPELLLPETPLPEPVAPPVPPSIPPVTLPPPKAAPVRPRAKAPVVREPLPTPLTFAEAQAELSRSSDREQVATTVLRFALGKWKRSLLLSVHGSLVTGWRGMGKGVREAAVKRIGIGLQGPSTFRLVRDTRAHYVGPVKRDAASGFFYKLLGGDYPTTAVILPLLVRGKLVHMLYVDNGPGQLTPPDVGELLILSQSVGRSYEAMIRRRKSA
- a CDS encoding MYXO-CTERM sorting domain-containing protein; translated protein: MVLVSARAHAEWHAGPSLSGTPNHVLDVWGPGKFSVGYGLGAYLFLDEQPPRQLTLNVSSPSVGTYYQEFTGCLVTFFSDSRGERRSIRWDDTYGCAVGRDTALLPGTAPLVLRVKHTEGVAVAVAYDDSANGGVFMSDSSIYDNKPLTLMHGVQDYLVGSLGVVRVGGRTYALVSSNSNQAQVYWVDSDKRSTNQLQNVLPTVGIAQAIELFAAGSPELPHAVVGTQSAILQGPLRNIDTPLPTSDIRPVWRFDAGGLGVTGVSMNVDAANTDAYGHGFGMAVVGLPGGRYAVASPVPMPDATRAGTRWMFREDIPEGMKLAPLSQVACTGANYCVVTASKANTGNLFIYTNAARPQFPAGAIVELDEGQSGQFSFAATDPDGDPVLTLAATPTQGGAQWSARQVDVGAAGGAWVPGDPVVMNVTAGNVCDYEQVGSLELRASDGWAEHDVTRGIPVFVRHTRPPDAPEVSFSKTELRAGEQEPLVVRVREPYAGCPLSGFHWSARPMPSGLVGPSLTQDGSSAATLTAPPTLCSADGADFPFQLMVEDNKGLTSSVPRVFQVHVAPWGKPNAVFGASDGGVIIAGQSRELSPGGKTHECLGTSGFPGVETTWRVTSDRELSEGGISLQDADGNPVALGAEVRSPRLTAKTTDCVDTTHLTFTAVNHLKGTSDITGPASEQRVTVETSLAPFDSGKLELGVHEVSEPSGDLRVDVGSNLNCPARRGLRADLQVSQPGAGGRSVSGQVPIQGSWTVSLGEQCLGGRLQLKASMADDAGSRSPETVTELVAPPVRAGVEPLPAGTALVAACGQQASTTLTPTFPKGFCQSPALTWRQVSGPESTQSTNPDGTVSVSTKETGFDTLVGRPVVMEVTASAGPESQTTVQHTLPITVEPFVKVQRRAEVPAASDTGLVGVSVDLTNTTGCDVNDVSYEERLEGLTYVEGSAQVQGQDAGMEVSWNEGVLSVKGLSLAGNGTRRLTYVARPHLVGSRRMEGVARLRDVPISISDKPGPRVDVSGCGCTSSGSGPVVLVLGALVAAMRRRRR
- a CDS encoding DUF4388 domain-containing protein; protein product: MARLLIVEDHPELASLMVAAAESRGHEATAVHTGEAALALLRPAAFHAAVVDLLLPDMRGSAVLSALRDHAIPAVAVSGVFKGDRFAREAIEVHGARAFFEKPFELLQLLESVEQLCGLTRPLAPPPAEDDDEVVVFEDASLLDDEPLFDSAEDEPGFTSDDSSEDEPVFALPPEQQAPVVQGLIEEVREPPRRAAPPPALVVQVPIETAPIEFEAPPQEPVPPEQEPAAAENATPVTLKTEDLDEIGAMEELASSDEEPAPAPEELQPVEEAPPAPATDPEELAALDSLRPVEEAPPAPATDPEELAALDSLRPVDATPVSEITPEELRALDALAAAEETPAPAITSEETQALDALSPVEEAPTPEATNSGETTRDDSEPEPGIALPFGEREKVWNKPSSTPGTRRRPLPEWSLSGDLKNTSVPRLLNAYYEARHSGELKLRQGSLLKVIYFGAGRPVYAASNLAHERFLRFCARRGVIPEERLAEVATLAREQNLRSSEAMSRLGLLDAKKRQQLIEEQVKEILWSTFSWTEGAYGFSPLQPPRAGLVKLSVFPGDLILEGILRSEPLVTLRQQMPRSRRLFPSAAPAYGLHELKLKGQQALLLAYADGTKTVEDLLTITELPERDVLATLRGLELIGVLEERREEPSNSRRITFGL
- a CDS encoding VOC family protein; the encoded protein is MDVHGFHHLAIQVRDVERVTAFYRDVLGFSELKRHHRADGSLRSVWVGVPGGGFLALEEVSGEPEPGPFQNERPGLFLLAFRIPKEERARAVEGFARAGVPLEKETKWSVYVRDPEGNRVALSHHPED